The following are from one region of the Anomaloglossus baeobatrachus isolate aAnoBae1 chromosome 1, aAnoBae1.hap1, whole genome shotgun sequence genome:
- the CRACD gene encoding capping protein-inhibiting regulator of actin dynamics isoform X3 encodes MGTRAISHDSIFIPDGQVEDEQEIQATSSQDQSVGKVKSLQQQLGKNIRFGQPPPAGSPLKRMQNLGATKEEIEEAQNSTMDRLGEQSGSKIIGSPSSHGAKSVHQPEHKSEEKVTPVKSSRTKRPSGTIESINLDAVPRSAACLDNSAAKHKLAVKPKNQRVSKKHRGMSQDCYDLEDNEHEPRQNVHLTHNKAMYHSMDISSQDIIVSHISDPKALRLQVPENVQVARGQHEVKKDWETKQEDPVTLESKQMDKENKFEADKLKTEEEHRRQEIIKKIELERLQHKLREQKENEMKEQRKCEEEKKLRAEQILKEAEQRRQDEQKQREQEEHRCLKLEEQKRCEQAQQRVMQQAEEQKKEIQQQMEQQKNIQEAEEQKPCEAEMQKIHWVAEDKKRYEIGEARVLQETGEQNKCKLGDQRILKVEEMEIKCELEQQKAIQVAEEKKNCVLEQQKAIQKAEEQRKCELEQQKVLKIAEENKKELQIALEQRKQEMEQQKGLQVEEQKRCELEQQRTSQEAEEWKKLEKELQKSVLEEEGKRCELEDHGAHKITEEKKGLEIEGLKSLQLEEENKFLSKEPLQKSDPIVEDVKKNVVEAQHSSMDWKSSIVEKQLPEKPKTEDGSKGNEVDLQQTLTNEELRWQELDQRQRPFTFKVTSGEKQMIFEKVNLSPVTIKTQQTTCPDTPGPNETKTNLSSQVLPSSQGIPHTAILVTGAQLCSTAVNLNQIKDPACKALLGLKEEKNLDIVETKNERNIGNTKNISSKTKYASESLENQSFSAELAFTRSKIFNKSENAATTEKNKSDPCVSSDDWTGKGRVESHNQLRKTMSASAKFSITPAWQKFPETGKTGEVRSKEHIGTVLPENMAQGRPSERALSVQEVVENNLKRPGMVEGGAEGCIFSKDLPSFLVPNPPQSPRFSHLEGQSSPNVQMPHSMRTDKLSHNAEEKMTTPFGIKLRRTHYSLRFHTDPQNDQKRKKRYSAGDSFEGVPTPFTAGDETEIRTLPDKEFSESPTKLKKDSAVKVLIETSNNPSESMHGTPISPLILGTSHHMSSPNKDRIVPKSPIIQKPSLAPKPSSPTPPSSPLSKLNRIDVNDSHGERLDKTGQRSVMEEGKASVALSSSKHSEILEREKTDNTNLPSIPWREKVDKRPDKIGRERPVLQSRHSLDGTRLMEKVESAQPLWITLALQKQKGFREQQASREERRQAREAKQADKLGKEITSSVQAGEYRSRSGSLQKPVPQEEKKCETVVTRLQRREQLQKSNTLPTSVTVEITETVAVPHAKDLPKRFSTPDATPASSEPAWLALAKRKSKAWSDCPQIIK; translated from the exons ATTATAGGATCTCCAAGTTCTCATGGCGCCAAGAGTGTTCATCAGCCAGAACACAAGAGTGAGGAGAAG GTCACTCCAGTGAAATCATCTAGAACAAAGAGACCATCTGGCACGATCGAATCTATAAATTTGGATGCTGTTCCTCGATCTGCTGCTTGTTTAGATAATAGTGCCGCTAAACACAAACTTGCTGTCAAGCCAAAAAATCAGAGAGTGTCAAAGAAACACCGGGGCATGTCCCAG GATTGTTACGACTTAGAAGATAATGAACATGAACCTAGACAGAATGTCCATCTAACTCACAACAAAGCCATGTACCACTCAATGGATATTTCCAGTCAAGATATAATTGTGTCTCATATATCGGACCCAAAAGCCCTTAGATTACAAGTTCCCGAGAACGTGCAAGTGGCCAGAGGACAACATGAAGTGAAAAAAGACTGGGAAACAAAACAAGAGGATCCTGTCACTCTTGAAAGTAAACAAATGGATAAAGAAAATAAGTTTGAAGCTGATAAACTTAAAACAGAAGAAGAACACAGAAGACAAGAGATAATTAAGAAAATTGAGTTAGAGAGGCTCCAGCATAAATTAAGAGAACAGAAAGAAAATGAAATGAAGGAACAGCGTAAATGTGAAGAAGAGAAGAAATTGCGAGCTGAACAAATTTTAAAAGAAGCAGAACAAAGGCGGCAAGATGAGCAAAAGCAACGTGAACAGGAGGAGCATAGATGCCTCAAACTAGAAGAACAAAAAAGGTGTGAGCAGGCGCAACAGAGAGTAATGCAGCAAGCTGAGGAGCAGAAGAAAGAGATACAGCAGCAAATGGAGCAGCAGAAAAATATTCAGGAAGCTGAGGAACAAAAACCTTGTGAAGCGGAGATGCAAAAAATTCATTGGGTAGCAGAGGACAAAAAAAGGTATGAAATTGGAGAAGCAAGAGTTCTGCAGGAAACTGGGGAGCAAAACAAATGCAAACTTGGGGACCAGAGAATCCTTAAGGTGGAAGAAATGGAGATAAAATGTGAACTTGAGCAACAAAAAGCCATTCAGGTTGCAGAAGAAAAGAAAAACTGTGTTTTAGAGCAGCAGAAAGCAATTCAAaaagcagaagaacagagaaagtgTGAACTGGAGCAGCAGAAAGTGCTTAAGATTGCAGAGGAAAACAAGAAAGAACTTCAAATTGCTCTAGAGCAGAGAAAGCAGGAAATGGAGCAACAGAAAGGACTTCAGGTAGAAGAACAAAAAAGGTGTGAACTAGAGCAGCAGAGGACTTCCCAGGAAGCTGAAGAATGGAAGAAACTTGAAAAGGAACTTCAGAAATCAGTTCTAGAAGAAGAGGGGAAGAGGTGCGAATTGGAGGACCACGGCGCTCATAAGATAACTGAGGAGAAGAAAGGGTTGGAAATAGAAGGCCTGAAATCTCTTCAACTAGAGGAAGAAAATAAATTCCTATCCAAGGAACCATTACAAAAATCAGATCCAATTGTTGAGGATGTAAAGAAGAATGTAGTTGAAGCCCAGCATTCCTCTATGGATTGGAAAAGCAGTATTGTAGAGAAACAGCTACCAGAAAAGCCAAAAACAGAGGATGGAAGTAAAGGAAATGAGGTGGATTTGCAACAGACACTAACTAATGAAGAATTACGATGGCAAGAACTTGACCAAAGGCAAAGACCATTTACATTTAAGGTCACATCAGGTGAAAAGCAGATGATATTTGAAAAAGTTAATTTATCTCCAGTTACAATAAAAACGCAGCAAACAACATGCCCTGACACACCAGGCCCTAACGAGACTAAAACTAATTTAAGTTCACAAGTTCTTCCATCCTCCCAGGGCATTCCACACACTGCAATATTGGTTACAGGAGCACAACTGTGCAGCACAGCAGTGAACCTTAACCAGATTAAGGATCCAGCTTGTAAGGCATTGCTTGGACTAAAAGAAGAGAAAAACTTAGATATTGTTGAAACCAAAAATGAAAGAAATATTGGCAATACTAAAAACATCAGCAGTAAAACAAAATATGCTTCAGAGTCATTGGAAAATCAATCTTTCAGTGCAGAATTGGCTTTCACTAGGTCAAAAATATTCAACAAATCCGAAAATGCTGCCACAACTGAAAAGAATAAAAGCGATCCATGCGTTTCTAGTGATGACTGGACAGGAAAGGGTAGGGTTGAATCTCATAATCAATTACGAAAGACAATGTCAGCCAGTGCAAAATTTTCTATAACACCAGCATGGCAAAAATTTCCAGAAACTGGAAAAACCGGTGAAGTTAGAAGTAAGGAACATATAGGGACAGTGTTGCCTGAAAACATGGCTCAGGGAAGGCCTTCAGAAAGAGCATTAAGTGTTCAAGAAGTGGTAGAAAATAATCTGAAAAGGCCAGGTATGGTTGAAGGCGGTGCAGAAGGCTGTATATTTTCTAAAGATCTTCCATCCTTCTTGGTTCCTAACCCACCTCAGTCTCCTCGTTTTAGTCATTTAGAAGGACAATCTTCCCCCAATGTACAAATGCCCCACAGTATGAGAACAGATAAATTATCACACAATGCAGAAGAGAAAATGACGACTCCATTTGGAATCAAACTAAGAAGGACACATTATTCTTTGAGATTTCATACGGATCCTCAGAATGATCAGAAGAGGAAGAAACGATATAGTGCAGGAGACAGCTTTGAAGGTGTTCCTACTCCGTTTACTGCAGGAGATGAAACTGAAATAAGGACTTTACCAGACAAAGAATTTTCAGAGTCCCCTACAAAGTTAAAGAAAGATAGTGCTGTCAAAGTTTTGATAGAAACCTCAAACAACCCCTCTGAAAGCATGCATGGTACTCCAATTTCTCCACTGATCCTAGGTACAAGCCACCATATGTCATCACCTAACAAAGACAGGATAGTTCCTAAGTCACCCATCATCCAGAAGCCATCACTTGCTCCGAAACCATCAAGCCCAACTCCACCATCCTCCCCACTTTCAAAACTTAATAGAATAGATGTAAATGATTCTCATGGGGAAAGGTTGGACAAAACTGGACAAAGAAGTGTAATGGAAGAGGGTAAAGCGAGTGTGGCTTTGTCATCTTCAAAACACAGTGAAATTCTTGAGCGTGAAAAAACAGACAATACAAATTTGCCATCAATCCCATGGCGAGAGAAAGTGGATAAAAGACCAGATAAAATTGGAAGAG AGAGACCAGTGCTTCAGAGTCGGCATTCATTAGATGGCACAAGACTGATGGAGAAAGTTGAATCCGCTCAGCCACTCTGGATCACACTCGCTCTACAGAAGCAAAAAGGTTTCCGCGAGCAGCAAGCATCCAGGGAGGAGAGGAGACAAGCCCGAGAGGCCAAGCAGGCTGACAAACTAGGGAAAGAAATT ACATCTAGTGTTCAAGCAGGAGAGTACAGAAGCAGATCTGGATCCCTGCAGAAGCCAGTGCCCCAGGAAGAGAAGAAATGTGAGACTGTGGTGACGAGACTCCAGCGCCGGGAGCAGCTGCAGAAATCCAACACACTTCCAACATCTGTCACAG TGGAAATTACAGAGACTGTAGCCGTACCACATGCAAAGGATCTTCCAAAGAGGTTCTCCACGCCAGATGCCACGCCCGCCTCCTCAGAACCAGCATGGCTGGCATTAGCCAAGAGAAAATCAAAAGCTTGGAGCGACTGTCCACAAATCATCAAGTAG
- the CRACD gene encoding capping protein-inhibiting regulator of actin dynamics isoform X1, with protein sequence MGRFLISSMGTRAISHDSIFIPDGQVEDEQEIQATSSQDQSVGKVKSLQQQLGKNIRFGQPPPAGSPLKRMQNLGATKEEIEEAQNSTMDRLGEQSGSKIIGSPSSHGAKSVHQPEHKSEEKVTPVKSSRTKRPSGTIESINLDAVPRSAACLDNSAAKHKLAVKPKNQRVSKKHRGMSQDCYDLEDNEHEPRQNVHLTHNKAMYHSMDISSQDIIVSHISDPKALRLQVPENVQVARGQHEVKKDWETKQEDPVTLESKQMDKENKFEADKLKTEEEHRRQEIIKKIELERLQHKLREQKENEMKEQRKCEEEKKLRAEQILKEAEQRRQDEQKQREQEEHRCLKLEEQKRCEQAQQRVMQQAEEQKKEIQQQMEQQKNIQEAEEQKPCEAEMQKIHWVAEDKKRYEIGEARVLQETGEQNKCKLGDQRILKVEEMEIKCELEQQKAIQVAEEKKNCVLEQQKAIQKAEEQRKCELEQQKVLKIAEENKKELQIALEQRKQEMEQQKGLQVEEQKRCELEQQRTSQEAEEWKKLEKELQKSVLEEEGKRCELEDHGAHKITEEKKGLEIEGLKSLQLEEENKFLSKEPLQKSDPIVEDVKKNVVEAQHSSMDWKSSIVEKQLPEKPKTEDGSKGNEVDLQQTLTNEELRWQELDQRQRPFTFKVTSGEKQMIFEKVNLSPVTIKTQQTTCPDTPGPNETKTNLSSQVLPSSQGIPHTAILVTGAQLCSTAVNLNQIKDPACKALLGLKEEKNLDIVETKNERNIGNTKNISSKTKYASESLENQSFSAELAFTRSKIFNKSENAATTEKNKSDPCVSSDDWTGKGRVESHNQLRKTMSASAKFSITPAWQKFPETGKTGEVRSKEHIGTVLPENMAQGRPSERALSVQEVVENNLKRPGMVEGGAEGCIFSKDLPSFLVPNPPQSPRFSHLEGQSSPNVQMPHSMRTDKLSHNAEEKMTTPFGIKLRRTHYSLRFHTDPQNDQKRKKRYSAGDSFEGVPTPFTAGDETEIRTLPDKEFSESPTKLKKDSAVKVLIETSNNPSESMHGTPISPLILGTSHHMSSPNKDRIVPKSPIIQKPSLAPKPSSPTPPSSPLSKLNRIDVNDSHGERLDKTGQRSVMEEGKASVALSSSKHSEILEREKTDNTNLPSIPWREKVDKRPDKIGRERPVLQSRHSLDGTRLMEKVESAQPLWITLALQKQKGFREQQASREERRQAREAKQADKLGKEITSSVQAGEYRSRSGSLQKPVPQEEKKCETVVTRLQRREQLQKSNTLPTSVTVEITETVAVPHAKDLPKRFSTPDATPASSEPAWLALAKRKSKAWSDCPQIIK encoded by the exons ATTATAGGATCTCCAAGTTCTCATGGCGCCAAGAGTGTTCATCAGCCAGAACACAAGAGTGAGGAGAAG GTCACTCCAGTGAAATCATCTAGAACAAAGAGACCATCTGGCACGATCGAATCTATAAATTTGGATGCTGTTCCTCGATCTGCTGCTTGTTTAGATAATAGTGCCGCTAAACACAAACTTGCTGTCAAGCCAAAAAATCAGAGAGTGTCAAAGAAACACCGGGGCATGTCCCAG GATTGTTACGACTTAGAAGATAATGAACATGAACCTAGACAGAATGTCCATCTAACTCACAACAAAGCCATGTACCACTCAATGGATATTTCCAGTCAAGATATAATTGTGTCTCATATATCGGACCCAAAAGCCCTTAGATTACAAGTTCCCGAGAACGTGCAAGTGGCCAGAGGACAACATGAAGTGAAAAAAGACTGGGAAACAAAACAAGAGGATCCTGTCACTCTTGAAAGTAAACAAATGGATAAAGAAAATAAGTTTGAAGCTGATAAACTTAAAACAGAAGAAGAACACAGAAGACAAGAGATAATTAAGAAAATTGAGTTAGAGAGGCTCCAGCATAAATTAAGAGAACAGAAAGAAAATGAAATGAAGGAACAGCGTAAATGTGAAGAAGAGAAGAAATTGCGAGCTGAACAAATTTTAAAAGAAGCAGAACAAAGGCGGCAAGATGAGCAAAAGCAACGTGAACAGGAGGAGCATAGATGCCTCAAACTAGAAGAACAAAAAAGGTGTGAGCAGGCGCAACAGAGAGTAATGCAGCAAGCTGAGGAGCAGAAGAAAGAGATACAGCAGCAAATGGAGCAGCAGAAAAATATTCAGGAAGCTGAGGAACAAAAACCTTGTGAAGCGGAGATGCAAAAAATTCATTGGGTAGCAGAGGACAAAAAAAGGTATGAAATTGGAGAAGCAAGAGTTCTGCAGGAAACTGGGGAGCAAAACAAATGCAAACTTGGGGACCAGAGAATCCTTAAGGTGGAAGAAATGGAGATAAAATGTGAACTTGAGCAACAAAAAGCCATTCAGGTTGCAGAAGAAAAGAAAAACTGTGTTTTAGAGCAGCAGAAAGCAATTCAAaaagcagaagaacagagaaagtgTGAACTGGAGCAGCAGAAAGTGCTTAAGATTGCAGAGGAAAACAAGAAAGAACTTCAAATTGCTCTAGAGCAGAGAAAGCAGGAAATGGAGCAACAGAAAGGACTTCAGGTAGAAGAACAAAAAAGGTGTGAACTAGAGCAGCAGAGGACTTCCCAGGAAGCTGAAGAATGGAAGAAACTTGAAAAGGAACTTCAGAAATCAGTTCTAGAAGAAGAGGGGAAGAGGTGCGAATTGGAGGACCACGGCGCTCATAAGATAACTGAGGAGAAGAAAGGGTTGGAAATAGAAGGCCTGAAATCTCTTCAACTAGAGGAAGAAAATAAATTCCTATCCAAGGAACCATTACAAAAATCAGATCCAATTGTTGAGGATGTAAAGAAGAATGTAGTTGAAGCCCAGCATTCCTCTATGGATTGGAAAAGCAGTATTGTAGAGAAACAGCTACCAGAAAAGCCAAAAACAGAGGATGGAAGTAAAGGAAATGAGGTGGATTTGCAACAGACACTAACTAATGAAGAATTACGATGGCAAGAACTTGACCAAAGGCAAAGACCATTTACATTTAAGGTCACATCAGGTGAAAAGCAGATGATATTTGAAAAAGTTAATTTATCTCCAGTTACAATAAAAACGCAGCAAACAACATGCCCTGACACACCAGGCCCTAACGAGACTAAAACTAATTTAAGTTCACAAGTTCTTCCATCCTCCCAGGGCATTCCACACACTGCAATATTGGTTACAGGAGCACAACTGTGCAGCACAGCAGTGAACCTTAACCAGATTAAGGATCCAGCTTGTAAGGCATTGCTTGGACTAAAAGAAGAGAAAAACTTAGATATTGTTGAAACCAAAAATGAAAGAAATATTGGCAATACTAAAAACATCAGCAGTAAAACAAAATATGCTTCAGAGTCATTGGAAAATCAATCTTTCAGTGCAGAATTGGCTTTCACTAGGTCAAAAATATTCAACAAATCCGAAAATGCTGCCACAACTGAAAAGAATAAAAGCGATCCATGCGTTTCTAGTGATGACTGGACAGGAAAGGGTAGGGTTGAATCTCATAATCAATTACGAAAGACAATGTCAGCCAGTGCAAAATTTTCTATAACACCAGCATGGCAAAAATTTCCAGAAACTGGAAAAACCGGTGAAGTTAGAAGTAAGGAACATATAGGGACAGTGTTGCCTGAAAACATGGCTCAGGGAAGGCCTTCAGAAAGAGCATTAAGTGTTCAAGAAGTGGTAGAAAATAATCTGAAAAGGCCAGGTATGGTTGAAGGCGGTGCAGAAGGCTGTATATTTTCTAAAGATCTTCCATCCTTCTTGGTTCCTAACCCACCTCAGTCTCCTCGTTTTAGTCATTTAGAAGGACAATCTTCCCCCAATGTACAAATGCCCCACAGTATGAGAACAGATAAATTATCACACAATGCAGAAGAGAAAATGACGACTCCATTTGGAATCAAACTAAGAAGGACACATTATTCTTTGAGATTTCATACGGATCCTCAGAATGATCAGAAGAGGAAGAAACGATATAGTGCAGGAGACAGCTTTGAAGGTGTTCCTACTCCGTTTACTGCAGGAGATGAAACTGAAATAAGGACTTTACCAGACAAAGAATTTTCAGAGTCCCCTACAAAGTTAAAGAAAGATAGTGCTGTCAAAGTTTTGATAGAAACCTCAAACAACCCCTCTGAAAGCATGCATGGTACTCCAATTTCTCCACTGATCCTAGGTACAAGCCACCATATGTCATCACCTAACAAAGACAGGATAGTTCCTAAGTCACCCATCATCCAGAAGCCATCACTTGCTCCGAAACCATCAAGCCCAACTCCACCATCCTCCCCACTTTCAAAACTTAATAGAATAGATGTAAATGATTCTCATGGGGAAAGGTTGGACAAAACTGGACAAAGAAGTGTAATGGAAGAGGGTAAAGCGAGTGTGGCTTTGTCATCTTCAAAACACAGTGAAATTCTTGAGCGTGAAAAAACAGACAATACAAATTTGCCATCAATCCCATGGCGAGAGAAAGTGGATAAAAGACCAGATAAAATTGGAAGAG AGAGACCAGTGCTTCAGAGTCGGCATTCATTAGATGGCACAAGACTGATGGAGAAAGTTGAATCCGCTCAGCCACTCTGGATCACACTCGCTCTACAGAAGCAAAAAGGTTTCCGCGAGCAGCAAGCATCCAGGGAGGAGAGGAGACAAGCCCGAGAGGCCAAGCAGGCTGACAAACTAGGGAAAGAAATT ACATCTAGTGTTCAAGCAGGAGAGTACAGAAGCAGATCTGGATCCCTGCAGAAGCCAGTGCCCCAGGAAGAGAAGAAATGTGAGACTGTGGTGACGAGACTCCAGCGCCGGGAGCAGCTGCAGAAATCCAACACACTTCCAACATCTGTCACAG TGGAAATTACAGAGACTGTAGCCGTACCACATGCAAAGGATCTTCCAAAGAGGTTCTCCACGCCAGATGCCACGCCCGCCTCCTCAGAACCAGCATGGCTGGCATTAGCCAAGAGAAAATCAAAAGCTTGGAGCGACTGTCCACAAATCATCAAGTAG